Genomic DNA from Marnyiella aurantia:
AGAGTTTATATTCAAACATAAGAACGCGTTTGTACGCAAACTTAATGATATAGGCTGTTATCAGCGTGATCAGCAGTCCAATCAGGCAACCTGCAAGTACGCTGAGAAAACGGTCAACTGGTGCCATGAAGCCATCATTTGGCTTCTCAATCAGGATAATGATCATGGCAACAACGGCAGTCCTGGCAACGGTGAGCAGATTGAAAAGTCGACACAGTATTGCCGCAAGAGTAATTCCTGCCAGCACTTTATAATATGTGCCGAGTGGCAGGTAAATAGGAAGAAAACCCGAGAAAGCACCAATAAGGTTGGCTTTCACCCGTTCCATTGACAGCCTCTTGGAATCTTTACCTTCCGGCGAAATAACAAGTACAATAGAAAGGAGCGCCCAAAAGAGATCAAAACGCGGAAATGTAAGCATAAGAAAGTAACCTGCGGAGAAACCGATGATGCACCGCAGGATATAAATGACAGTCGGCGAAAATGCCGCTTTCCGTACGCTCCTAAATGTAATCATCCAGATATGTCTTCCTTAAAAATTGCAGCCGTCTTTCGCCGGACTTCCTCCAGTGTAGATCCGGGCATTATTTCAGTTAAAGTAAGTTGCCCCTCAATAAACCGGAAAACAGCGAGGTCGGTAATCAGCACATCAACAGCATTTAAAGCTGTTAAAGGTAAATCGCAGTCCTGTACGATTTTAGAGGTGCCGTCTTTTTCTGTATGCATCATTGTAATGATCAGTTTCTTCGCGCCTGAAGCCAGGTCCATAGCTCCTCCCACACCCAGCAGAGGTTCGCCGGGCACGGCCCAGTTTGCCAGGTTACCGGCAGTATCAACCTGCAGGCCACCCATCACCGCGGTATCCACATGTCCACCACGAATCATAGCGAAGGAATCAGTACTGTCAAAGTAAGATGTTCCCGGCAGTGCCGTAACCGGTATTTTTCCTGCGTTTACAGGATAATCCATCGCACCGCCACCATCAGCCGGTGCGGGACCAACGCCCAGCATTCCGTTCTCCGTGTGCAGAATTACTTCATGTTCGGGCGAGATCAGGTCGGCAACCAAGGTCGGAATACCGATGCCTAAATTTACAACATCGCCTTTCTGCAGTTCAGCTAAGGCGCGGCGGGCCATGTTCATTCTTTTTTCTGAAACCACTTTGGATTTGCTTACGGAACCTGAGCTTCCGAGTTCCTCTAAAGTGGTATGTGCTTCTACCAGATAGTCAATATAGCAACCCTGGGTGTGAATGTTTTCGGCCGCTATTCCGCCTACCGGCACTATTTCTTCCACCTCAGCAATTACAAGGTCGGCCGCGGTTGCAAAAGCGCGGTTAAAGTTCTGTTCTGTCATGCGGTACTGCAGATTACCGGCCGTATCGGCACGCCAGGCCCGTATAAAAGCTACGTTTCCGCGTATTGCGGGTACAAAGACCATCTCCTGGCCGTTAATTACCTTGGTTTCTTTGCCTTTGGCAATATCAGTCCCCGCAGAAGTTACGGTATAGAAGCCGCCAATACCTGCGCCGCCGGCACGCACCGCCTCGGCCAGAGTTCCCTGAGGGATAAGTTCATACTCTACCTTTCCATCCTGAGCAGCTTTTACTGCTTCAGGATTTGAGGTGAAAAAGGAGCCTGTCATTTTGCGGATCTGCCCGTTCCGAAGCAGTCTGCCTCCGCCCAGTCCGGGTTCACCTACATTGTTTCCGATGAAGGTCAAATCTTTTGTTGTAGTTTCAGCCAGGGCATGCATCAGGTGCACAGGATTTCCGGTCATTCCGAAACCACCCTGTAATAAAGTGTCACCGTTCTTCACAAATGCTGCAGCCTCCTGCGCCGTTATTTGGGGTACATTTTTCATAAAAATTATATATTTACATTCAGCCTCTACCAAGGAACCGAAGCACTGCTTCATTAAACTCCTTTGGTCTTTCAAATGCGGACAGATGCCGTGCATTCAGGATTACCAGCTGTGAATTTTTTATTTGACTGTGCATATTTCGGGCATCCTCTGTTGTGGTTACCGGATCCCCACTGCCAGCCACGATTAACACAGGTTGGTCAATTTCTTTAAGATTCTCCCGGAAGTCAGTATCCCGTACCATCGCACAGTTGGATTGGTAGCCGGCAGGAGAATTATCCATGAAACGAGATAATATTTCTGAAACTTCCTCCTTTTCAGTTTGAATAAAATCATCAGTAAACCATTTGATTGCAGTTCCATCTGCCACAGGTTTCAGACCTTCGCGACCAACCAGGTCGATACGGTCGTTCCAGCTTTTTTCGTCACCGATTTTAGGTGATGTGTTGCACAGGATAACCTTTTCCACCTTGCTTCCGCCATTAATGGCCAGCCACTGACCGATAAGTCCACCCATGGACAGTCCGCAAAAATGAAATTTATCAATTCCCAGCTTTATCGTAAGCTGCAAAATGTCGTTTCCGAGAAGTTCTGCAGAATAATCCCCACTAGTAGCCTCACTATGTCCGTGCCCGCGGGTATCATAAAAAAGCAGGTTAAAATGTGCCGACAGCGCTTCTTCCTGGCCGGCCCACATGCTGAACTGTGTGCCCAGTGAATTGGAGAAAACCAATGTTTCGGGTTTTCCACTGTTAATCAGTTTGTAGTTAATCTCTGCGTTGTTGACGGTAATTTTGGGCATGATGAAATTTATGGATTAAACGCCAAAACTCCACATCCTGAAATGAAGAGTTTGGAACGTGTCAGTTCATAGATCAAGCGGTTTGGTAGGCTGCCCTCTTACGGTGATTTTCACCATTATCAGGTGCAACCTTTTCTTTAATGACCGAAAAGTTAAAGGTGGCCTGTGCGTATGGCTCCTTTTCATAGCCTTTAGCTTCTGCTTCTTCGGCAGTATGTCTGGTAATATGCGGCACCAATTCTTCACGGGTAGCGAAGGCGAAATCGTCATAAGTCAATGGGTCACCTTCAATATTTATTTGTGTAGTCAGTTTTCTGTATTCCGGATGGCTTACAAAAAAGTGAATGTGTGCAGGTCTGGCGCCATGCCTTCCCAGCATAGTCATCAAACGCTCCGAGGGGCTTCCCGGAGGGCAGGCATACCCAGGCGGCAGTACAGTTTTAAATCTGTATTTTCCGTCAGCGCCAATTCTAATAGCTCGTCGGAGATTAAACGCAGTCTGGCTGGTGTCAAAGTAGGAATACATTCCGTTTCCGTTACAGTGCCACACTTCCAGCAGGGCGGCTTCCACAGGATTACCATCAATATCCTTCACTTCGCCTTCCATATAAAATCTTTCCAGGTGCCGGTTCTCTTCAGTATTATTTTCAAGCTCTGCGTAGGTATCTGTTTCCGGCGCACCTGCCACATATAACGGTCCTTCAATTGTGCGCGGAGTGACCCCCTGGATGCCCGCCTCCTGATCGGCATGGTCTTCCATCACATCAATGAAATGCTCAATTCCGGTGCCGGCGAAAATAAGTCCCCACTGGTTGGTCTCACCAATTTCCCGAAGGAAATCTGCTGCATGCCACATTTCCTCAGAGGTAATATTCAGGTCTACCATGGCATAGAAAAGATCTTTAAGCAGTCTGTTGGTAATTTCCTTTACGCGTGGGTTCCCTTCGCCTTCTTTTTCTTTGGAGATTATTTTTGTCAAAACCTCATCTATCTGTTCTCTTGTCATCATAATTATTTTGTTTTAGTGTTAATATTTTAAAGTAAATTTTCGTTTATCGCATTGGGATGTCTGCAGATGCCGGTCACTTTAATATCCATGTATGGGAAAAGCGGCAGCGAACTTAATATCTCATGCAGCTCGTCCGGACTCTCTACGTCAAGTACGCTGATGTTGGAATACCGTCCTGCAACCCGCCAGAGGTATTTCCATTTGCCGGTTTTTTGCCATTTTTGCGAGGTTTCCCTCTCTCTTTCCATAAAGGATTTCACTTTGTCTTCGTCCCAGGTATCCGGAAGGCGAACATCCATTTCAACTACGTATATCATTTTTATTTTCTTTTAAAGTGGTTAAGTTTATCTTCATCAATTTCGATCCCCAAGCCGGGACCCTTAGGAACTTCAAGTGCGCAATCCTTATAAATAATAGGATTGACCACGATATCGTCGGTTAGCAGCATCGGTCCGAAAAGTTCAGTTCCCCATTCCAGGTTAGGGAATGTGCTGAATACATGTGCTGCCGCTACCGACCCGATGGTTCCCTCCAACATGGTTCCGCCGTAGAGACTGACATCAGATGCGTCTGCCATTGCAGCAATATTGCCAGCGTTGTAGAGGCCGCCACTCTTCATAATTTTAACAGCGAACACGCTTCCACCTCTTATTTTGCAGAGTTTCATTGCGTCCCCGGTAGTCGCTACCGCTTCATCTGCCATGATTGGCACATGAAAGAAATCCGTAAGTCTTGCCAAACCGTCAAAGTTGGTCTTCACGATCGGCTGTTCTATCAGATCAATGCCGTTTTCCTGTAATTCCGTGATCCACGTCCTGGCAGTAGATTCGCTCCATGCCTGATTAATATCTACAGTGATCCGTATATCCGATCCCAGGGCCTTTTTTATTGCCACCACATGAGCCACATCCTTTTTCGGTTCGTTACTGCCTATCTTCAGTTTAAAAGTATTGTGCCGGTTGATGGTTGTCAGATGTTGGGCTTCTTCAATATCCTTGTCGGTATCACCACTTGCCAGCGTCCACAAAACCGGCAGTTTTTCATTAACTGATCCTCCAAGAAGTTCCGCAACGGACACGCCGAGCCTTTTACCCTGTGCGTCCAGGAGTGCTGTTTCAATCCCGGCTTTGGCAAAGGTGTTTCCCTGCACATTCTTATTAATGGTTTTCATAACACTGTTAATGTTGGCAGCCTCTTTTCCAATGATTAGCGGAGCTATATAACGGTCAATGGTCAACTGGATGGATTCAGGCGATTCGGGTCCGTAGGACATGCCGCCAATTGTTGTAGATTCGCCCCAGCCAACCACGCCGTCAGATGAGCGTATTTTGATAACGACCATGGTTTGGTGCATCATGGTGGCCATGGAAAGTTTGTGCGGACGGATCGTAGGAAGGTCAACGATAAACGTCTCGACCGCGGTTATGGTAGGATAATTCAGCATATAAGTAAGGTAATTTGCACAGACCGTTTAGTCTGATAAACAATTCATTACCCGAAATTACCAACTTTGCCGGTGGGAGAATAGGATTTATTCAGCGATTAATAGGACTTTTTATAAAACTGCTGAATTTTATATTCAAAAAAAGGCAATAATGTAATGTTTGAAGTGTTATTCAGCGTAATCCGGAACGGTATTCCTTCGGCGTTAAACCGGTTTTCTGCTTGAACAGGCGCGAGAAATAGCTGGGATCATCGATGTCAAACCTGTAAGAGACCTCAGAAATGCTCAGGTCATGATTTTTAAGCGCAGCTTTAATATTCAGGATTAAGAAGTCCAGAATAACTTCTTTTGGGGATTTGCCCGCTATGGCTTTACAAATCTGACTTAGTAACGCCACCGTGATGCCCAGATCCTGAGCATAATCTTCAATCCGCTTCTTTATAGAACTGTTTTCCTGCACGAGCTTTCTGAAATTTCTGAAAATACTGCGCTCATTCTGATTTAACGTATGAATCACCGTTTGATGGGAATGGTTGATTCTGTAAAGTCTCAGCAAGAGCATCCCAACAAGGTATTGCAGTGCCAGGTCTTTGCCTGCCAGATTACTTTGGTATTCCAGTATGCATTTCTGCAGGGTAGCGTAGGCATCATTGACCACAGAAATGTCCTGTGCTGTCTCTGTAATGCTTATGGTGTCCAGTTCATAGATCACCTCCACATCGTAGCGAAGCATTTTTTCAACTGCATTTGCCGAAAGTGAAACCAAATGGCCTTTGGACCCGCTTTCAAACTCCAGTCCGTGAACTACCGATTGCGGTATTGTAATTATGGAAGGTTTATTCACATAAAAATGTTCATTATTGGCCGTGAGTCTTACTGTTCCCTCCTCAATTACGAAGATCTGAAACAGATTTCTGTGCGCGTGGGATGAAATAGAATAACCAATCAGTGAGAACATTTCGTCCAGTGACACGATATTGATGATGTCGCGAACCAGCTTTATGTCCTGCTGACCAAAAATCCCATTGTAGTAAACCTTCATTATTTAAAATTACAGATTTATGTTGAATGGCTACGCTTATTTTTAATCAGTAAGAATTATAAAATAGGTATTTATGCGCCGTAACGGCTTTTCCGTTCAAACTGACGGTTAATGACAAGTGATTTCAGAAATGGCGGAACAAAGCGGCTTGCATGTAAGAAGGACTGATTCAGTAATCCGGGAATTATTGTTGTTTCGTTTCGGAACATACGGTCTATTGTTACTCTTGCAAGTTTTTCAGGATTAAGAACAGATTTACGGGCCAGACCTTTCATTTCTGAAATTATTTGTGTTGAATTAGGATTACTCGTAACGCCACCAGGGCAAACCAAAACGACTTTTATACCTGATCCTTTCAATTCGCACCGTAAGGAATTGCTGAAAGAATGGATAAATGCTTTTGAGGCAACGTAACTTACTTTTTCCGGAATGCAGAAAAAGCCTCCCAGGCTGCCCATATTCAGAATATAGGATGGGCCGCTTTTCTTAAGATTGCCGAGCAGTACTCTGGTGATAATTGTAGTATTTACCACATTGACCATAAGTTGCTTTCTGTAAAATTCCGGTGGCAGGTTTTCAAATATTTCTTTGGAACCTATACCTGCATTATTGATCAGGATATTGATGCTGAATCCGTTTGTGGTGACCCATTTTTCAATTTCAGCGGGTGCATTTTCCTCAGAAAGATCCAGACCCAGTGTGTGGCAGATCACGCCATGACGTTCCTGAATTTTTTCAGAATAGGAATGCAGTATTTCATCCGGCAGTGCAACGATCAAAAGGTTATGTCCACGTGATGCCAACTCTTCAGCAAAGGCTGCGCCGATTCCCGAGCTTCCTGCTGTAATCAGTGCAAATTTACTGTCGGTATTCATTGTCTGTAATGCTGTCATAGGTTTGTTTTAGGCCTTCTTCAAAGTTACGGTATCTGTACCCCAGTTCGTTCTGTGCTTTTGAAGCGTCCAATGCGTAATTATAGCTGTATTTCTTTATCCATTTGGGAGTGATCGGCGGTGGTGTTCCTGTTATTTTCTCCCTTAAAACCATAAGATGCCCCCCCAATAACATTATTGGTAGCGGAGCATGGAAAAGCCGGTAGTTTTTGCCGGTGATTTTCTTCATGATGCCAAAGAATTCATTGTAAGAAAGATTTTCTCCAGACAGGATATAACGCTGGCCGGGCCGTCCGTGCTCCATTGCCAAAAGATGACCTGCGGCCACATCTTCTACATGGACATAGCTGCCGATTCCTTTGCCGTCACCCGGAATAACCCGCCATTTTCCAGCATCGTAAAGTTTAAGCATCCGTGTAATGGAATTGCTTTCCTGATCTACTCCCGGACCATAGATCCGCGGGGGATTCACGATTACAATATCCATGTTTTTCTCTTTTACATACTGAAGACAAAGTTCTTCAGCCTGCGTTTTGGAATCTTCATACTCGTTCATTATCTCACCAATCCGCTCGTCGTCCTCCTTCACCGGTCTGCTGACTGAAGGTCCCAATACACCGGCGGTAGATGTGAAAAGTGTTTTCTGAATTCCAAGACGGTGTGCAATATCCAGGATATTCTGCACAGCACGCAAATTAATCTGATAGTAGGTATCCGGGTTTTTTGCCCAGGGTTTTGCATAAGCAGCCAGATGATAAACTTGTTCGCAACCCAGCATCGCAGCAGCAACTGCATCTGAATCGGTAATGTCGCCTTTAAATTTTACCAGATTAATGTGGTCTTCCAGATCATCTGGATTCCGGCAAAGTGCATGCACGGTTTCGCCCTTATCCAGCAGCATGGCTTTAACATATGAACCGATATAGCCCGTAGCACCAGTCATGAATATTTTCATTGGCTTATTTTGGTTTTTGCAGGCTCAAAATACGCAAAAATTAGGCCTTAGGCATAAGATTTAACGCATTATTATTGTGTTCCGTTTTCAAATGGTCTTCTTCCTGTAGGAGATATCGGAACATGAAGGCCGTACAGCCTCAGGCGTCAGTTAAGGTGGTTCTGCTATTTTATAAACTCTTTTATTTACCTAAATTTGTAGGAACAATCAATATCCATGGACGAAGAAAAAAAACCACTCAACTTTATTGAGCAAATTATAGAAGAGGATCTTGCTAACGGACTGCCGAAAGAAAAGCTGAGGTTCCGCTTTCCGCCGGAACCAAACGGTTATCTGCATGTTGGACATACCAAAGCCATTTGCATAAATTTTGGCCTTGGCGAAAAATATAGCGCCCCGGTAAACCTAAGGTTCGACGATACCAATCCGGAAAAAGAAGAGCAGGAGTTTGTAGATGCTATAAAGGCTGATATAGACTGGCTGGGATTCAAATACGATAAGGAACTGTACGCTTCAGATTATTTTGATAAGCTTTACGACTGGGCAGTTCAAATGATAAAAGACGGTAAGGCGTACGTTGACGAGCAGCCTTCTGAGGATATCACGGCACAGCGTAAAAATCCTTTTGAAGACGGTGTTGAATCTCCGTACCGGAACCGCCCTGCGGAAGAGAGTCTTGATCTTTTTGAGCGGATGAAAAACGGTGAGTTTGAAGAAGGCGCCATGTCTTTACGGGCAAAGATCGATATGAAATCGCCAAATATGAATATGCGTGACCCCGTTATGTATAGGATTCTGAAGCGTCCGCACCACAGAACAGGTGAGAAATGGAAGATCTATCCTATGTACGACTGGGCACATGGTGAGTCTGATTATATAGAACAGATTTCCCATTCACTTTGCTCCCTGGAGTTTGAAAACCACCGTCCGCTCTATGACTGGTATCTGGATCAGGTTTATGAGGACAATACGGTTCGTAACAAGCAGCGCGAGTTTGCCAGAATGAATGTATCCTATATGATAACTTCCAAGAGGAAACTTCAGCGCCTGGTAGCTGAAAATGTGGTTACAGGTTGGGATGACGCCCGTATGCCCACCATTTCCGGCATGCGCAGGCTTGGATATACACCCACTTCAATCAGGAATTTTATTGAAAGGGTAGGTGTGGCAAAAAGAGAGAACCTTATAGATATCCAGTTACTTGAATTCTCCGTTCGCGAGGATCTTAACAAAGTAGCAACGAGAGTGATGGCAGTGGTAGATCCTGTGAAACTCGTTATTGAGAATTATCCCGAAGATGGTGAAGAGTGGTTGGAAACGGAGAATAATCCTGAGCAGGAAGACGCGGGCATCCGTGAAGTTCCTTTCGCCAGAGAACTTTATATTGAGCGTGAAGATTTTCAGGAAGAGGCTAATAAAAAGTTCTTCAGGCTCAAACTTGGTGGTGAAGTTCGGCTAAAATCGGCCTATATAATTAAAGCTGAGCGCGTGGATAAGGACGAAAATGGTGAAATCATTACCATTTACGCTACTTACGATGCAAAAAGCAAGTCCGGAAGCGGCACCGAGGAAAGCCTGAGAAAAGTAAAAGGGACGCTGCACTGGGTGTCGGCAAAGCACGCATTACCCATTGAAGTACGCATCTTCGACCGTCTCTTCACGACTCAGCAACCCGATGCTGAAAAAGAGACTGATTTTATGGAATTCATAAATCCGGACAGTCTTAAAATTGTAGAAGGTTTTGCGGAGCCAAGTCTGCAGGACGCGGCGATAGGGCACCCTTACCAGTTTCAGAGAATCGGATATTTCACCAAAGACAAAGATTCAACTTCGGAAAAGCTGGTCTTTAACAGAACCGTTACTCTGAAAGACGGTTATAAACCAGCATAATAAAAGAACTCCGGAATTAACCGGAGTTCTTTTATTAAACGGTACCTCTCACGAAGAGCTGTTGTCGTAATTTTCTGAACATCAGCCTGTAGCCAACGCGGATTTTAGTGTAAAGTGAAGTTTTCATAATTGTATGTTTTTGTCGTATAAAGATAGTGATTTCTAATTATACTGCAAATTGTATTATTTTAAATTTATAATAACATAATGTTAATAGAATAATCCTGAATTTTAACTCATTTCTATGATAAAAATTTTCCGCCTTACGCTTACTTTGCTACCCCTCTTTTCATGCGCCCAGATAAGCGATTCTGCACAATTAATATCAGAAGTTAAGATTGAGGCACACCGTAAACCTGTGTCTCTTATTGCATCAACAAAATCTGTCTCAGTTGCCGGACCGGCTTTATTAAATCAAAATCCACCGGACAGACTGTTGGAGTCGGTTAATCTGCTTCCGGGAGCACGCATGGAAGAACGATCACCCGGAAGTTACCGTTTTGCTGTCCGTGGAAGCGCTTTGAGGTCTCCTTTTGGTGTACGCAACGTAAAGATCTATCTGGACGATTTTCTGCTTACAGATGCCGGCGGCAATACCTATCTTAATCTTCTTGATCCAGAAATAATCAGCAAAATTGAAGTCTATAAAGGCCCTGAAGGTGGTGAATTTGGTTCGGTCACTGGTGGCACAGTTCAGTTGAGTACACAGAGAGCAAGCGGTAAAAGTGTGGCCTTTTCCGGTGGTGAATTTCAAAATTATAAAGGCAGTCTGAGGCTTGCTGATGAAGCCGGGAAACATACGTATCAGCTTTTTACCGGCTACCAGAGCACTCAGTCCTACCGCGAGCAGTCGGCACTGGAAAGAAGGATAGTTTATCTTACGGACCGGTTTCAGTATTCAGACAAAGGAAATTTAGGGTTCATGTTCCTTAACTCAGATCTTCATTACGAAACTCCAGGTGGGCTTACATTTGAACAGAAGCAGGCAAACCGGCGGCAGGCCAGACCCGGTACCGCCGTTATGCCCGGAGCATTGTCTCAGCAGGCCGGAATCTATAATAGAATGGTTTTAGGGGGCATCTCGCACCGTTACAGAATTACGCCAGCCTTCAGCCATTTCATATCGGTTCAGGGCAGCTATACTGACTTCAGGAATCCTTTCATCACCAATTATGAGCAGCGTTACGAACGTAATCTGGCCTTCCGGACCCATTTTAATTTTGAAACAGCCACTTCAAACAGTTTTTTTCAGACACGTGTAGGTGCAGAAGGTGGTAGCAACAGATCAGTAATCCGGAATTTTGATAATGATGCCGGAATTCCCGGTGCTCCTCAAAACTTTGATGATATCTCCGCCGAAAGCGGTTTTATCTATCTAAGTCAGAAGGCTGAATTTTCTGACCGACTTTTTTTGGACGCTTCTGTTAGTCTCAACATAACCAGATACCGTTGGGAAGGAATCTTTCCAAACCATATTTCCGCCGTGAGACAACTGGATACAGAAGTTCTGCCAAGTCTCGGAATTTCTTACGTTCTGATGCCCGGCTGGTCCGTTCGGGCTAAGATCAGTAAAGGCAACTCTGCACCGACAATAGAAGAGTTACGGTCATCCACACAACGGTTTAACACGGATTTGGCAGCAGAATACGGCTGGAACCGTGAGCTTGGAATTCGGAAGCAGTTTGGTAACAGTCTCTTCCTGGAAGTAAGTCTTTTTGATTTCCGCCTGAAAGATGCCATTGTCCGCCGCCAGACCGACGGTGGGCAGGAATATTTCCTAAACGCGGGATCCACCGTTCAGCAGGGGCTGGAAACGGTGTTGGAGACGAAACCGTTTCAACTGGATACTCAACTTTTAAAGTCCGTTAAGTTTTGGCTGTCCGGCAGTTTCTATGATTTCAGATTTAAGGATTTCAAACAGAATGAAAATGATTATTCCGGGAACAGACTTACCGGTGTTCCCATGCAAACTGTCCAAAGCCTTGTTTCATTAAAATTATGGCATTATATAGGAATCGACTGGGCACACTACTACACTTCTGAAATTGCACTGAATGACAGTAATACGGTTGTTTCCGAACCCTCTCTGGTATCAAATATCACTCTTAGTTTTCCGTGGAGTACATCCTTTTTCAAGGCAGATCTTAACTTTACTGTTATGAACTTATATAACAGTGAGTACAGTTTAGGGCACGATATCAATGCTTTTGGCAGCCGTTTTTATAATCCTGCTGCAAAGAGGAATATTTCAGCCGGCATCCGCTTCCGTTTCTGATTGCCACAGTTTTTGCATACCTAACCCTATGAAAAAGCTGTTAATGCCTATAATTGGCGTATTCATGCTGATCAGCTGCGAAAAAGAAGCTGCAGCATCCGGAACTGTGCAAACAGTTGGTGACCCAGCGATTGCAAAATCAGACACCTTAAACCTGCGCGAGAATGAAACTGCTGAAATTCAGTCAGCCAGTTCCATTAAGAGTGCGAATGACAGGATCTTGAATATTCTTCAACAGAAAGATTATTGGGAACTCGGCTCATATATTCATCCCGAGAAAGGGGTCCGGTTTACAATGTATGCTTATGTGAGACCTGATAAAGACAAAGTTTTCAGTTTAGCCGATTACCGCAGGTACATCAATACTGAAGTGAAATTTACTTTTGGCGAAAAAGACGGGAGCGGTGACCTATATGTAGCTACGCTCAAGACTTATCTTGATAAATGGGTTTATAAACGAGATTTCGCAACTGGCACGTATTACGAAAATACATTCCGCGGAACTGGGAACTCACTTAATAACCTGAAGGAAATTTATCCGGCTCTTAATTTTACTGAAAATTATATTGAGGGTTCACAAAAATACGGCGGCATGGACTGGAATGC
This window encodes:
- a CDS encoding FUSC family protein, with protein sequence MITFRSVRKAAFSPTVIYILRCIIGFSAGYFLMLTFPRFDLFWALLSIVLVISPEGKDSKRLSMERVKANLIGAFSGFLPIYLPLGTYYKVLAGITLAAILCRLFNLLTVARTAVVAMIIILIEKPNDGFMAPVDRFLSVLAGCLIGLLITLITAYIIKFAYKRVLMFEYKLLK
- a CDS encoding 3-oxoacid CoA-transferase gives rise to the protein MKNVPQITAQEAAAFVKNGDTLLQGGFGMTGNPVHLMHALAETTTKDLTFIGNNVGEPGLGGGRLLRNGQIRKMTGSFFTSNPEAVKAAQDGKVEYELIPQGTLAEAVRAGGAGIGGFYTVTSAGTDIAKGKETKVINGQEMVFVPAIRGNVAFIRAWRADTAGNLQYRMTEQNFNRAFATAADLVIAEVEEIVPVGGIAAENIHTQGCYIDYLVEAHTTLEELGSSGSVSKSKVVSEKRMNMARRALAELQKGDVVNLGIGIPTLVADLISPEHEVILHTENGMLGVGPAPADGGGAMDYPVNAGKIPVTALPGTSYFDSTDSFAMIRGGHVDTAVMGGLQVDTAGNLANWAVPGEPLLGVGGAMDLASGAKKLIITMMHTEKDGTSKIVQDCDLPLTALNAVDVLITDLAVFRFIEGQLTLTEIMPGSTLEEVRRKTAAIFKEDISG
- the pcaD gene encoding 3-oxoadipate enol-lactonase; the encoded protein is MPKITVNNAEINYKLINSGKPETLVFSNSLGTQFSMWAGQEEALSAHFNLLFYDTRGHGHSEATSGDYSAELLGNDILQLTIKLGIDKFHFCGLSMGGLIGQWLAINGGSKVEKVILCNTSPKIGDEKSWNDRIDLVGREGLKPVADGTAIKWFTDDFIQTEKEEVSEILSRFMDNSPAGYQSNCAMVRDTDFRENLKEIDQPVLIVAGSGDPVTTTEDARNMHSQIKNSQLVILNARHLSAFERPKEFNEAVLRFLGRG
- a CDS encoding dioxygenase family protein, whose translation is MMTREQIDEVLTKIISKEKEGEGNPRVKEITNRLLKDLFYAMVDLNITSEEMWHAADFLREIGETNQWGLIFAGTGIEHFIDVMEDHADQEAGIQGVTPRTIEGPLYVAGAPETDTYAELENNTEENRHLERFYMEGEVKDIDGNPVEAALLEVWHCNGNGMYSYFDTSQTAFNLRRAIRIGADGKYRFKTVLPPGYACPPGSPSERLMTMLGRHGARPAHIHFFVSHPEYRKLTTQINIEGDPLTYDDFAFATREELVPHITRHTAEEAEAKGYEKEPYAQATFNFSVIKEKVAPDNGENHRKRAAYQTA
- the catC gene encoding muconolactone Delta-isomerase; the protein is MIYVVEMDVRLPDTWDEDKVKSFMERERETSQKWQKTGKWKYLWRVAGRYSNISVLDVESPDELHEILSSLPLFPYMDIKVTGICRHPNAINENLL
- a CDS encoding muconate/chloromuconate family cycloisomerase, with translation MLNYPTITAVETFIVDLPTIRPHKLSMATMMHQTMVVIKIRSSDGVVGWGESTTIGGMSYGPESPESIQLTIDRYIAPLIIGKEAANINSVMKTINKNVQGNTFAKAGIETALLDAQGKRLGVSVAELLGGSVNEKLPVLWTLASGDTDKDIEEAQHLTTINRHNTFKLKIGSNEPKKDVAHVVAIKKALGSDIRITVDINQAWSESTARTWITELQENGIDLIEQPIVKTNFDGLARLTDFFHVPIMADEAVATTGDAMKLCKIRGGSVFAVKIMKSGGLYNAGNIAAMADASDVSLYGGTMLEGTIGSVAAAHVFSTFPNLEWGTELFGPMLLTDDIVVNPIIYKDCALEVPKGPGLGIEIDEDKLNHFKRK
- a CDS encoding AraC family transcriptional regulator, with product MKVYYNGIFGQQDIKLVRDIINIVSLDEMFSLIGYSISSHAHRNLFQIFVIEEGTVRLTANNEHFYVNKPSIITIPQSVVHGLEFESGSKGHLVSLSANAVEKMLRYDVEVIYELDTISITETAQDISVVNDAYATLQKCILEYQSNLAGKDLALQYLVGMLLLRLYRINHSHQTVIHTLNQNERSIFRNFRKLVQENSSIKKRIEDYAQDLGITVALLSQICKAIAGKSPKEVILDFLILNIKAALKNHDLSISEVSYRFDIDDPSYFSRLFKQKTGLTPKEYRSGLR
- a CDS encoding SDR family NAD(P)-dependent oxidoreductase, whose protein sequence is MTALQTMNTDSKFALITAGSSGIGAAFAEELASRGHNLLIVALPDEILHSYSEKIQERHGVICHTLGLDLSEENAPAEIEKWVTTNGFSINILINNAGIGSKEIFENLPPEFYRKQLMVNVVNTTIITRVLLGNLKKSGPSYILNMGSLGGFFCIPEKVSYVASKAFIHSFSNSLRCELKGSGIKVVLVCPGGVTSNPNSTQIISEMKGLARKSVLNPEKLARVTIDRMFRNETTIIPGLLNQSFLHASRFVPPFLKSLVINRQFERKSRYGA
- a CDS encoding NAD-dependent epimerase/dehydratase family protein, with amino-acid sequence MKIFMTGATGYIGSYVKAMLLDKGETVHALCRNPDDLEDHINLVKFKGDITDSDAVAAAMLGCEQVYHLAAYAKPWAKNPDTYYQINLRAVQNILDIAHRLGIQKTLFTSTAGVLGPSVSRPVKEDDERIGEIMNEYEDSKTQAEELCLQYVKEKNMDIVIVNPPRIYGPGVDQESNSITRMLKLYDAGKWRVIPGDGKGIGSYVHVEDVAAGHLLAMEHGRPGQRYILSGENLSYNEFFGIMKKITGKNYRLFHAPLPIMLLGGHLMVLREKITGTPPPITPKWIKKYSYNYALDASKAQNELGYRYRNFEEGLKQTYDSITDNEYRQ